A DNA window from Pseudarthrobacter sp. W1I19 contains the following coding sequences:
- a CDS encoding ABC transporter ATP-binding protein has product MSHSLTSPAAASTASTPALEIRGLGKSFPIGGLFSRGSVRALHGVDLTLGRGEIVALVGESGSGKSTLARCVARLEKPSSGAILIDGVDILKRDRFQASRAFRSQLQMVFQDPFGSLNPAHRIEHFLRRSLAIHGKGGGSEEETQRRLEKLMTTVGLQADMLNSYPHELSGGQRQRVAIARALAVEPQVILADEPTSMLDVSVRIGVLNLMRKLRDEQGISMLYITHDLASARYLADRTAVMFAGELVEEGESLDLLSNPAHPYTQLLVSAVPDPARAGSYDPVRRAELRQAVMASTQCAYDGDPNQACSADEPVRHQVGDPENRHWVRCHLYRPWAGADGHALAGEPAQPNFPASNAQEKASA; this is encoded by the coding sequence ATGAGCCACTCCCTGACGTCCCCCGCGGCTGCTTCCACCGCCAGCACCCCCGCCCTTGAAATTCGTGGCCTGGGCAAGTCCTTCCCCATTGGCGGGCTGTTCTCCCGCGGATCGGTCCGCGCCCTGCACGGTGTGGACCTGACCCTTGGCCGCGGCGAGATCGTGGCGCTCGTGGGCGAATCCGGTTCCGGCAAGAGCACCCTGGCCCGCTGTGTTGCCCGGCTCGAGAAGCCGAGCTCCGGCGCGATCCTGATCGACGGCGTCGACATCCTCAAGCGCGACCGTTTCCAAGCCTCCCGGGCGTTCCGCTCGCAATTGCAGATGGTCTTCCAGGACCCCTTCGGTTCCCTGAACCCGGCCCACAGGATCGAGCATTTCCTGCGTCGTTCGTTGGCGATCCACGGGAAGGGTGGCGGTTCCGAAGAGGAGACCCAGCGGCGGCTCGAAAAACTGATGACCACTGTTGGCCTGCAGGCTGACATGCTGAATTCATATCCGCACGAGCTCTCCGGCGGCCAGCGCCAGCGCGTTGCGATTGCCCGGGCCCTCGCTGTGGAACCGCAGGTCATCCTGGCCGACGAACCCACCTCCATGCTCGATGTTTCCGTCCGGATCGGCGTGCTGAACCTGATGCGCAAACTACGCGACGAGCAGGGCATCTCCATGCTCTACATCACCCACGACCTCGCGTCCGCCCGCTACCTGGCGGACCGGACGGCGGTCATGTTCGCCGGGGAACTCGTTGAGGAAGGAGAGTCCCTGGACCTGCTGTCAAACCCCGCGCACCCCTACACCCAACTTCTGGTTTCGGCTGTGCCGGATCCAGCCCGGGCGGGCTCTTACGACCCCGTCCGCCGCGCGGAACTGAGGCAAGCGGTGATGGCTTCGACGCAATGCGCTTACGACGGCGACCCAAACCAGGCTTGTTCGGCCGACGAACCCGTGCGCCATCAGGTGGGGGACCCCGAAAACCGCCACTGGGTGCGCTGCCACCTCTACCGGCCCTGGGCTGGTGCCGACGGCCATGCCCTGGCGGGCGAACCGGCGCAACCCAACTTCCCGGCGTCGAACGCCCAAGAAAAGGCCTCCGCATGA